Genomic window (Armatimonadota bacterium):
GCAGTGGCTCTTCAAGACCCCAAAGGCGAAAGCCGTGGTCTGCTGGCACCAAGGTGAGCCAGTCGGCTTCGCGCTTTACTTTAACAACTTCAGCACATTCAAAGGCAAACCCGGAATCTATCTCGAAGACCTCTTCGTCAAACCGGAACATCGGGGAAAAGGGTACGGAAAAGCGTTGCTCAAATACCTAGCTAAAGAAGCAATTGACAACGGTTACGCACGCTTCGAGTGGAGCGTTTTGGATTGGAACCAGCCAAGCATCGACTTCTACGAATCCATGGGAGCAAAGCTCATGCACGAGTGGAAGATTTGCCGCG
Coding sequences:
- a CDS encoding GNAT family N-acetyltransferase, yielding MQILPATPKDIPIIRRLIEALADYEKLRDECVITDDQLEQWLFKTPKAKAVVCWHQGEPVGFALYFNNFSTFKGKPGIYLEDLFVKPEHRGKGYGKALLKYLAKEAIDNGYARFEWSVLDWNQPSIDFYESMGAKLMHEWKICRVDGSALENLAR